In one window of Thermus aquaticus DNA:
- a CDS encoding phosphoglucomutase, producing MEPQELTTLLTLYYEAKPDPENPLERVAFGTSGHRGTSLKATFTEAHVVAIAQAIADLRESFGASGPIFLAKDTHALSEPAWATALSVLAANGLEVLIDQGYTPTPLVSLAILEHNAKSPAKADGILLTPSHNPPEDGGLKYNPPTGGPADTRITKAIEARANALLREGLKGVKRLPLKEALSRAKPFDFAGLYVEKVQEVVDLEAIRASGLRLGVDPLGGASLGVWERLAEAYGLNLEVVNRTIDPTFRFMPPDHDGKIRMDCSSPYAMAGLLALKDRYDLAIGNDPDADRHGIVTPRGLMNPNHYLAAALHHLLTTRAWPGAKAGKTAVTSALLDRVAGELGREVYETPVGFKYFVEGLLQSRLGFGGEESAGASFLRQDGRPFSTDKDGILLGLLAAEIMARRGQAPDELYETLVERLGRPHYARKDLPVTPEAKARLSELTLEAVGKEVAGEPILRVLTRAPGNGEPLGGLKVVTENAWFAVRPSGTEDIVKVYAESFRGEEHLKAVLEAAMALVARLLA from the coding sequence ATGGAACCCCAGGAGCTCACCACCCTCCTCACCCTCTACTACGAGGCCAAACCGGACCCGGAAAACCCCCTGGAGCGCGTGGCCTTCGGCACCAGCGGCCACCGGGGGACGAGCCTCAAGGCCACCTTCACCGAGGCCCACGTCGTGGCCATCGCCCAGGCCATCGCCGACCTTAGGGAGAGCTTTGGGGCCTCGGGGCCCATCTTCCTGGCCAAGGACACCCACGCCCTCTCCGAGCCCGCTTGGGCCACCGCCCTTTCGGTCCTGGCCGCCAACGGCCTCGAGGTCCTGATAGACCAGGGCTACACCCCCACGCCCCTGGTCTCCCTGGCCATCCTGGAGCACAACGCCAAGAGCCCGGCCAAGGCCGACGGGATCCTCCTCACCCCCAGCCACAACCCCCCCGAGGACGGGGGCCTCAAGTACAACCCCCCCACGGGGGGCCCGGCCGACACCCGCATCACCAAGGCCATTGAGGCCCGGGCCAACGCCCTCCTCCGGGAGGGCCTAAAGGGGGTGAAAAGGCTTCCCCTTAAAGAAGCCCTCTCCCGGGCCAAGCCCTTTGACTTCGCCGGGCTTTACGTGGAGAAGGTGCAGGAGGTGGTGGACCTGGAGGCCATCCGGGCCTCGGGCCTCCGCCTGGGGGTGGACCCCCTGGGCGGGGCGAGCCTAGGGGTCTGGGAGCGCCTGGCGGAGGCCTACGGGCTGAACCTGGAGGTGGTGAACCGCACCATAGACCCCACCTTCCGCTTCATGCCCCCTGACCACGACGGCAAGATCCGCATGGACTGCTCCAGCCCCTACGCCATGGCCGGCCTCCTGGCCCTCAAGGACCGCTACGACCTGGCCATCGGCAACGATCCCGACGCCGACCGCCACGGCATCGTCACCCCAAGGGGGCTCATGAACCCCAACCACTACCTGGCGGCGGCCCTGCACCACCTCTTGACCACCCGGGCCTGGCCGGGGGCCAAGGCGGGGAAGACGGCGGTGACCAGCGCCCTTTTGGACCGGGTGGCGGGGGAGCTGGGCCGGGAGGTCTACGAGACCCCGGTGGGCTTCAAGTACTTCGTGGAGGGCCTCTTGCAGAGCCGGCTGGGCTTCGGCGGGGAGGAGAGCGCCGGAGCCAGCTTCCTGCGCCAAGACGGCCGCCCCTTCTCCACCGACAAGGACGGGATCCTCCTGGGGCTTCTGGCGGCGGAGATCATGGCCCGGCGGGGCCAGGCCCCCGACGAGCTCTACGAGACCCTGGTGGAGCGCCTAGGCCGCCCCCACTACGCCCGCAAGGACCTGCCCGTGACCCCCGAGGCCAAGGCCCGGCTCTCGGAGCTGACCCTCGAGGCGGTGGGCAAGGAGGTGGCGGGGGAGCCCATCCTCCGGGTTCTTACCCGGGCCCCCGGCAACGGGGAGCCCCTGGGGGGCCTGAAGGTGGTCACGGAAAACGCCTGGTTCGCCGTGAGGCCTAGCGGCACCGAGGACATCGTCAAGGTCTACGCCGAAAGCTTCAGGGGGGAGGAGCACCTAAAGGCCGTCCTGGAGGCCGCCATGGCCCTGGTGGCGCGCCTTCTGGCTTAA
- a CDS encoding peptidylprolyl isomerase, with protein MFGINRRAVTILFGFLALAFVVGAILLFTPQAGQEAKGKPVLWVNGKAVYELDLLRLQGNDPLYAANPQGLLKVLVDTHFLEQVILTEALKQDAARIRVGSAEVRKEVDRIREQYGLRDKKAYEQFLNQIGYTDAQLRAEIKAQLQIQKRLEQVRSSAKPTPEEVRFYFEVHQEDYKTEPRVQARQIVVDDKKVAEEVLAKAKAGEDFAALAKKYSKVGAEQGGALGAAPGESAPKPVTKVVFPEKVAEAVFALKGPGLVGPIEAGGRHYIVKVEAYLPPKVPTFEEVKDQVEKDAGDAKANGALEAYLEDLRKKAQVRFAEGVGYVYKNPTVATVNEREILLSQVLQPVFSNQQTAALIQQGLGELAVQFFLPQTLERLVDQEILVGAAKKSGKPFIGSKDEVAQAYLLYETRDVTATEAEARRFYAENPAFFTVPASAEVVGVVFQEEAKAKAFREAALKASDLQALAKAHGGTVTEYGAVNPGQLPAVLDRLVFKVKEAFPKGSLGEVSEVVKLEDGTFTVLLIKNRKPEELKPFEAVKEEALEGVINRKRQEKAQALIQKLRQEAKMENRLAQVLAELTPKTGEKPKEEAPKQEAPAKP; from the coding sequence GTGTTTGGCATCAACAGGCGAGCGGTAACCATCCTTTTCGGCTTTTTGGCCTTGGCCTTCGTGGTGGGGGCCATCCTCCTCTTTACCCCTCAGGCGGGGCAGGAGGCCAAGGGCAAACCGGTCCTTTGGGTCAACGGAAAGGCGGTCTACGAGCTGGACCTCCTCAGGCTACAGGGGAATGACCCCCTTTACGCCGCCAACCCCCAGGGCCTCCTCAAGGTCCTGGTGGACACCCACTTCCTGGAGCAGGTGATTCTCACCGAGGCCCTCAAGCAGGACGCGGCCCGCATCCGGGTGGGGAGCGCCGAGGTGCGCAAGGAGGTGGACCGCATCCGGGAACAGTACGGCCTGAGGGACAAAAAGGCCTACGAGCAGTTCCTGAACCAGATCGGGTACACCGACGCCCAGCTCAGGGCCGAGATCAAGGCCCAGCTCCAGATTCAAAAGCGCCTGGAGCAGGTCCGCTCCTCCGCCAAGCCCACGCCGGAGGAGGTGCGCTTCTACTTTGAAGTGCACCAGGAAGACTACAAGACCGAGCCCCGGGTCCAAGCCCGCCAGATCGTGGTGGACGACAAGAAGGTGGCGGAGGAGGTCCTGGCCAAGGCCAAGGCCGGGGAGGACTTCGCCGCCTTGGCCAAGAAGTACTCCAAGGTGGGGGCGGAGCAGGGCGGCGCCCTGGGGGCGGCCCCCGGGGAGAGCGCGCCCAAGCCGGTGACCAAGGTGGTCTTCCCCGAGAAGGTGGCCGAGGCCGTCTTCGCCCTCAAGGGCCCGGGGCTGGTGGGGCCCATAGAGGCGGGGGGGCGGCACTACATCGTCAAGGTGGAGGCCTACCTGCCGCCCAAGGTGCCCACCTTTGAGGAGGTCAAGGACCAGGTGGAAAAGGACGCGGGGGATGCGAAGGCCAATGGGGCCCTCGAGGCCTACCTGGAAGACCTGAGGAAGAAGGCCCAGGTGCGCTTCGCCGAGGGCGTGGGCTACGTCTACAAGAACCCTACGGTGGCCACGGTAAACGAAAGGGAGATCCTTCTTTCCCAGGTCCTTCAGCCCGTTTTCTCCAACCAGCAGACGGCCGCCCTCATCCAGCAGGGCCTGGGGGAGCTGGCGGTGCAGTTCTTCCTGCCCCAGACCCTGGAACGCCTCGTGGACCAGGAGATCCTGGTAGGAGCGGCCAAGAAGAGCGGGAAGCCCTTTATTGGCTCCAAGGACGAGGTGGCCCAGGCCTACCTCCTCTACGAGACCCGGGACGTGACCGCCACCGAGGCCGAGGCCAGGAGGTTCTACGCCGAAAACCCCGCCTTCTTCACCGTACCCGCCAGCGCCGAGGTGGTGGGGGTGGTGTTCCAGGAAGAGGCCAAGGCCAAGGCCTTCCGGGAGGCGGCCCTGAAGGCCAGCGACCTCCAGGCCCTGGCCAAGGCCCACGGGGGCACGGTGACCGAGTACGGCGCCGTGAACCCGGGCCAGCTCCCGGCCGTGTTGGACCGCCTGGTCTTCAAGGTGAAGGAGGCCTTTCCCAAGGGGTCCTTGGGCGAGGTGAGCGAGGTGGTGAAGCTGGAAGACGGCACCTTCACCGTCCTCCTGATCAAAAACCGCAAGCCCGAGGAGCTGAAGCCCTTTGAGGCGGTGAAGGAGGAGGCCCTCGAGGGCGTCATAAACCGCAAACGCCAGGAAAAGGCCCAGGCCCTCATCCAGAAGCTTCGCCAGGAGGCCAAGATGGAAAACCGCCTGGCCCAGGTCCTGGCGGAGCTCACCCCCAAGACGGGGGAAAAGCCCAAAGAGGAGGCCCCCAAGCAGGAAGCCCCGGCCAAGCCCTAG
- a CDS encoding MFS transporter: MLPLLLAWLHAVNDLFSNFLTPLLPKLMAHFGVGLGTAGLLVSVYSLTGSLFQPLAGLIADRMDRRLLAALGPLLVALGMGSVGLWPRFEVLLLVLGLAGFGSALFHASGASLVGELAPRDRKGFWLSFFGSSGYLGLSLGPIVALWAAGAWGLKGLFWLTPLALVPALFLLRLPPVRRQGRPAALADFLRVFRGDVARLWGMATLRSLVFMSFSTTLPYWYAQRGIPDAYTALSLSVYSFSATLGAFLGGTLSDRLGRKAVLVGTLSFGLPLYLGLLFLPPENPLYLLLLAVTGALMNAGIPVAVVMAQELAPGHTATVSGLLMGFTWGFAGLFYAPIGHLIETYGVIPVLLALGSLILPAWFLACSVGEARKMGA; encoded by the coding sequence GTGCTGCCCCTCCTCCTCGCCTGGCTCCACGCCGTCAACGACCTCTTCTCCAACTTCCTTACCCCGCTTTTGCCCAAGCTCATGGCCCACTTCGGGGTGGGGCTGGGCACGGCGGGGCTTTTGGTTTCCGTCTACTCCCTGACGGGAAGCCTCTTCCAGCCCCTGGCGGGCCTCATCGCTGACCGGATGGACCGGAGGCTCCTGGCCGCTTTGGGGCCCCTCTTGGTGGCCTTGGGGATGGGCTCCGTGGGGCTTTGGCCCCGGTTTGAGGTCCTCCTCCTGGTCCTGGGGCTTGCGGGCTTTGGCTCGGCCCTTTTTCACGCCTCCGGGGCCAGCTTGGTGGGGGAGCTGGCCCCCAGGGACCGCAAGGGTTTCTGGCTTTCCTTTTTCGGCTCGTCGGGGTACCTGGGCCTTTCCCTGGGGCCCATCGTGGCCCTCTGGGCCGCGGGGGCCTGGGGGCTAAAGGGGCTTTTCTGGCTTACCCCCCTGGCCCTCGTCCCCGCCCTCTTCCTCCTGCGCCTGCCCCCGGTGAGGCGACAGGGGAGGCCTGCGGCCCTCGCCGACTTCCTGCGGGTCTTCCGCGGGGACGTGGCCCGGCTTTGGGGCATGGCCACCTTGAGGAGCCTGGTCTTCATGAGCTTCTCCACCACCCTGCCCTACTGGTACGCCCAGAGGGGCATCCCCGACGCCTACACGGCCCTTTCCCTTTCGGTCTACAGCTTCTCCGCCACCCTGGGGGCCTTCCTGGGGGGTACCCTTTCCGACCGCTTGGGCCGCAAGGCCGTTCTGGTGGGCACCCTTAGCTTTGGCCTTCCCCTTTACCTGGGCCTCCTTTTCCTGCCTCCGGAAAACCCCCTCTACCTCCTCCTTCTGGCCGTGACCGGGGCCCTGATGAACGCCGGCATCCCCGTGGCGGTGGTCATGGCCCAGGAGCTGGCGCCCGGCCACACGGCCACGGTCTCGGGCCTCCTCATGGGCTTCACCTGGGGCTTCGCCGGCCTCTTTTACGCTCCCATCGGCCACCTCATAGAGACCTACGGGGTCATCCCGGTGCTTCTGGCCCTGGGGAGCCTGATCCTTCCCGCCTGGTTCCTGGCCTGCTCCGTGGGGGAAGCCCGTAAGATGGGGGCATGA
- a CDS encoding universal stress protein gives MRILLATDGSPQARGAEVLAEWLSYKLSAKLLALFVRDVRLIRVPELLDLGALTIPLPVYREELEKALTFKGEAILERIRKSGEEAGLQVETLLETGLPHEVILRYARMADLVVLGRSGAAHGGSFAGLGSTVDRVLRASPTPVLLAPVDYVELEGAVLGYNASESAVRAMHTLALLAKPLGLRVRVVSVHDDPVQAGVWALEAETYLKDQGIATEALAFAGDPAEHLLSLQEPSDLLALGAPVRRLVLGSTAEYVVRHAVGPVLTAR, from the coding sequence ATGAGGATCCTTCTGGCCACGGACGGCTCTCCCCAGGCCCGGGGGGCGGAGGTGCTGGCGGAGTGGCTTAGCTACAAGCTTTCCGCCAAGCTCCTGGCCCTCTTCGTGCGGGACGTGCGCCTTATCCGGGTGCCCGAGCTTTTGGACCTGGGGGCCCTCACCATCCCCCTGCCCGTTTACCGGGAGGAGCTGGAAAAAGCCCTCACCTTCAAGGGGGAGGCCATCCTGGAGCGCATCCGGAAGAGCGGCGAAGAGGCGGGCCTCCAGGTGGAGACCCTTCTGGAAACGGGCCTGCCCCACGAGGTGATCCTGCGCTACGCCCGTATGGCGGATCTGGTGGTCCTGGGGCGGAGCGGGGCGGCCCACGGCGGGAGCTTCGCCGGCTTGGGGAGCACCGTGGACCGGGTCCTGAGGGCCTCGCCCACCCCGGTGCTTTTGGCCCCGGTGGACTACGTGGAGCTGGAGGGGGCCGTTCTGGGCTACAACGCCTCGGAAAGCGCCGTGAGGGCCATGCACACCCTGGCCCTGTTGGCCAAGCCCCTTGGGCTCAGGGTGCGGGTGGTGAGCGTGCATGATGACCCCGTGCAGGCGGGGGTCTGGGCCCTCGAGGCCGAGACCTACCTCAAGGACCAGGGCATCGCCACCGAGGCCCTGGCCTTCGCCGGGGACCCGGCGGAGCACCTCCTGAGCCTCCAGGAGCCTTCGGACCTTCTGGCCCTGGGGGCCCCGGTGCGGCGGCTCGTGCTGGGGAGCACGGCGGAGTACGTGGTGCGCCACGCCGTGGGCCCGGTCCTCACGGCCCGATAA
- a CDS encoding CBS domain-containing protein, whose translation MTVRQVLLRKGGAVYAISPQATVLEALERMAQHDIGALLVMEGEELVGIFSERDYARKLVLLGRFSRDTRVEEVMTKEVVTIRPEADLAEAMRLMTEHRVRHLPVVEEGKVVGVISIGDAVKAIITEQEMLIEELSRYISENH comes from the coding sequence ATGACGGTCCGGCAGGTCCTGTTGCGCAAGGGGGGTGCGGTTTACGCCATCAGCCCCCAGGCCACGGTCCTGGAGGCGTTGGAGAGGATGGCCCAGCACGACATAGGCGCCCTCCTGGTCATGGAGGGGGAGGAGCTCGTTGGCATTTTTTCCGAGCGGGATTACGCCCGCAAGCTGGTCCTCCTGGGCCGCTTCTCCAGGGACACCCGGGTGGAGGAGGTCATGACCAAGGAGGTGGTCACCATCCGCCCAGAGGCCGACCTAGCCGAAGCCATGCGCCTTATGACCGAACACCGGGTGCGCCACCTGCCTGTGGTGGAGGAGGGAAAGGTGGTGGGGGTCATCTCCATCGGGGATGCGGTTAAGGCCATCATCACCGAGCAGGAGATGCTCATTGAGGAGTTGTCCCGTTACATTTCCGAGAACCACTAG
- a CDS encoding phage holin family protein produces the protein MRGLLARLVLNTLALWLVSLLYPGVRFTPGAGLADYLVAGAIWGLANALIRPVFLFLTLPLNLLTLGLFTLVINGAILYLVAQVTALEVQSFSSALVGAILLSLVSLALNWLFRD, from the coding sequence ATGCGCGGCCTTCTCGCCCGCCTCGTGCTCAACACCTTGGCCCTTTGGCTGGTAAGCCTCCTTTACCCCGGGGTGAGGTTTACCCCGGGGGCGGGGCTTGCCGATTACCTGGTGGCGGGGGCCATCTGGGGCCTGGCCAACGCCCTCATCCGGCCTGTCTTTTTGTTCCTAACCCTGCCCCTGAATCTGCTCACCTTGGGTCTATTCACCCTGGTGATCAACGGGGCCATCCTCTACCTGGTGGCCCAGGTGACGGCCCTCGAAGTCCAAAGCTTCTCTAGCGCCCTGGTAGGGGCCATCCTCCTCTCCCTGGTCAGCCTGGCGCTGAACTGGCTTTTCCGGGACTAG
- a CDS encoding histidine phosphatase family protein: MKELWLIRHGETAWNAEKRFQGHLDVPLSPVGIGQAFRLAQRLARSRQTFDSLHASDLRRAWETAEPLAAALGLPLKTTPLLREIDVGKLAGLTREEAEARYPDFAQSLLQDPWHTPRPGGESMAQLAQRFQAFLEGLPPGRHLVVTHGGVIRAALKLVLNLEGDTWRRFHIPNTSITRVLFPGLEVLSVADAGHLETWSDWLSDESLQ, encoded by the coding sequence ATGAAGGAGCTCTGGCTTATTCGCCACGGCGAAACCGCCTGGAACGCAGAAAAGCGCTTCCAGGGACATCTAGATGTCCCCCTTTCCCCAGTGGGCATCGGCCAGGCCTTCCGCTTGGCCCAGCGCCTGGCCAGAAGCCGGCAGACCTTTGACAGCCTCCACGCCTCCGACCTGCGCCGGGCCTGGGAGACCGCCGAACCCCTGGCGGCCGCCCTAGGGCTTCCCCTTAAGACCACCCCCCTTCTTCGGGAAATAGACGTGGGAAAGCTAGCCGGGCTCACCCGGGAAGAGGCGGAGGCCCGCTACCCGGACTTCGCCCAAAGCCTCCTCCAGGACCCCTGGCACACGCCCAGGCCCGGCGGGGAAAGCATGGCCCAGCTGGCCCAGCGGTTCCAGGCCTTCCTGGAAGGCCTTCCCCCAGGCCGCCATCTGGTGGTGACCCACGGCGGCGTCATCCGCGCCGCCCTGAAGCTAGTCCTCAACCTGGAAGGGGACACTTGGCGGCGCTTCCACATCCCCAACACCTCCATCACCCGCGTCCTCTTTCCGGGCCTCGAGGTCCTGAGCGTGGCCGACGCTGGCCACCTGGAAACCTGGAGCGACTGGCTCTCCGACGAAAGCCTGCAATAA